In a genomic window of Rhopalosiphum maidis isolate BTI-1 chromosome 4, ASM367621v3, whole genome shotgun sequence:
- the LOC113556611 gene encoding endoplasmic reticulum lectin 1 isoform X1 yields the protein MISSYRIYWNLLIVFSLNFCYSQEFKGFDDTILYKINWPGKDVTDRLAKEQDENTLNVMTAIGESYKCILPKQDEVNKESDTSYNGPSPLELLSPLFSKQACSYRVDTYWIYEVCHGRHVRQYHNEREGKTQKEQEYFLGKWKIFDGLKLEEELKRLANLNYPGPTKTRKVDGVNLPYFEMSMSDGTVCDLSGRPRQTNVLYVCYPQSKHNVFSVKETSTCQYEVIILTSFLCTHPWYKPPNSDELNIDCLPVGDSMRKPHNLKVLQSDTSKLKKQIKMLTDPLNKKENYIIAVSIDKNGETKIQVKVQPNKESELNLSKEDSLLMHSKTPNNEIEEYVNGDLCLYGGSGWWKYEICYNKYIRQVHKEKGKPDEIVVLGTFDIDEHIKWLSQNPEKKPKLDAFGKKQVISHFYSSGSVCEKTGDKRETEVRYKCVKGRYNEESVALYLLEPKTCKYILTIESPSLCEIINGPMDEYGMFNIKPLYDIENIKNSAPFQTQTMDKTQEYFEENIKKDTIPPVEQETEVSDEKKKIVKIEL from the exons gaaCAAGATGAAAACacattaaatgtaatgacAGCTATTGGTgaatcatataaatgtattttaccaaAACAAGATGAAGTAAATAAAGAATCCGACACATCTTATAATGGACCTAGCCCATTGGAACTATTATcaccattattctcaaaacAAGCTTGTTCTTATAGA gtTGATACGTATTGGATTTATGAGGTATGCCATGGGCGGCATGTCCGACAATATCATAATGAACGTGAAGGAAAGACACAAAAAGAACAAGAGTACTTCTTGggaaaatggaaaatatttgATGGTCTTAAATTAG aggAAGAACTGAAAAGATtagcaaatttaaattatcctgGACCTACGAAGACAAGAAAAGTTGATGGTGTAAACTTACCCTATTTTGAAATGAGCATGTCCGATGGCACAGTTTGTGACCTTAGTGGCCGTCCAAGACAAACCAATGTTTTGTATGTTTGTTATCCTCAAAGTAAACATAATGTGTTTTCAGTAAAAGAAACATCCACATGCCAATATGAAGTGATCATTTTAACATCATTTTTATGCACACACCCCTGGTACaa gccACCAAACAgtgatgaattaaatattgattgccTTCCAGTTGGTGATTCAATGCGTAAACCCCACAACTTAAAAGTCCTTCAATCTGATACatctaaattgaaaaaacaaattaaaatgttaact gatCCCCTcaataaaaaggaaaattacataattgcTGTTTCGATAGAtaag aatGGGGAAACTAAAATACAAGTTAAAGTACAACCAAATAAAGAATCAGaattaaatttgtcaaaagAAGATTCTTTATTAATGCATTCCAAAACACCAAACAATGAAATTGAAGAATATGTGAATGGAGACTTATGTTTATATGGA GGCTCTGGCTGGtggaaatatgaaatatgttacaataaatacattcgaCAAGTTCACAAAGAAAAAGGAAAACCGGATGAAATTGTTGTTTTAGGAACATTTGATATAGATGAACATATTAAGTGGTTATCTCAAAATCCAGAAAAAAAACCTAAGCTGGACGCTTTTGGCAAGAAACAAGTTATATCTCATTTTTACTCTTCTGGATCTGTCTGTGAAAAAACTGGCGATAAACGAGAAACtgag gtacggtataaatgtgtaaaaggTCGATATAATGAAGAATCAGTAGCACTCTATTTGTTAGAGCCCAAAacatgtaaatacattttgacaaTAGAATCACCATCACtatgtgaaattattaatggaCCAATGGATGAATATGGCATGTTCAACATAAAGCCACTTTATgacatagaaaatataaaaaatagtgcTCCATTCCAAACACAAACTATGGATAAAACACAGgaatattttgaagaaaatataaaaaaagatacaaTTCCACCTGTTGAACAAGAAACTGAAGTATCCgatgaaaaaaagaaaatagtgaaaattgaattatag
- the LOC113555915 gene encoding tubulin-specific chaperone cofactor E-like protein, with product MPSLLEAIVEKYECFEDDTFDQMPIAIYVPRKNPRNMIPNLLVLNDCDIDSAGQESDLRDKCHGVEELDLAQNCLSRWSEVFKILHIMPRLKFANLSFNNLSSDINSAIEVCDDTGEIYPCLKSIVLNSTNITWRSFRHILKRIPMVEEIHLSMNNYDVIDLEDDEHCQHIQMPSVKRLHFTGNPVSTWSEVCKLGRAFPNLESLVLAECPLQSLMTPPPSPDSHLGLLSYPRQGSGFCDMTLDSPHDAFTHLRFLNLNRTLIRTWDDVDILGRFPALRYLRIQGCPIFEENSERQEYTEHERRQLLIARLTCIQTLNGGAEITADDREDAERFLIRYYMDKPENERPERYNELVQIHGKLDPLVNIDLTPESKVQVKIICGDKCEQHILDVYQTVSELKQKLEKFSGIPAHRMRVFYMDQHVCSVIGPEEMKFPNKRLYSYNIVKGDQIIVDSKK from the exons ATGCCGTCGCTTTTAGAAGCGATCGTAGAGAAGTACGAATGTTTTGAAGATGATACATTCGATCAAATGCCTATAGCAATATACGTGCCACGTAAGAATCCTAGGAATATGATACCtaatttattggtattaaaTGACTGTGACATTGATTCGGCTGGTCAAGAATCCGACTTGAGAGATAAATGTCATGGCGTTGAAGAACTGGATTTAGCTCAGAACTGTTTGTCTAGATGGAGTGAA gtattcaaaatattacatattatgccgAGACTGAAATTTGCCAATCtaagttttaacaatttaagttCAGATATAAATAGTGCAATTGAGGTTTGCGATGACACTGGAGAAATATACCCATGTTTGAAAAGTATTGTATTGAAttcaacaaatattacatGGCGTAGCTTTAGACATATATTGAAACGGATACCCAT GGTCGAAGAAATACACTTGAGCATGAATAATTACGATGTTATTGATTTAGAAGACGACGAACATTGTCAGCATATTCAAATGCCCTCAGTGAAAAGGCTACATTTTACAG GAAACCCTGTATCTACATGGTCTGAAGTATGTAAACTAGGTCGAGCATTTCCAAATCTTGAATCGTTGGTGCTTGCTGAATGTCCGTTGCAATCGCTTATGACTCCACCACCTTCGCCAGATTCTCATCTAGGCCTGTTATCCTACCCAAGACAAGGGAGTGGATTTTGTG ATATGACATTGGATTCGCCACACGATGCATTTACTCATCTCAGATTCCTAAACCTAAACAGAACCTTAATTAGAACGTGGGACGATGTTGACATCCTGGGACGCTTCCCTGCATTACGATACCTCAGAATACAAGGCTGCCCGATATTTGAA GAAAATTCTGAAAGACAAGAATACACTGAACACGAACGCAGACAACTGCTAATCGCAAGATTAACGTGCATACAAACCTTGAATGGAGGAGCAGAAATTACAGCTGATGATAGAGAAGATGCTGaacgatttttaattagatattacaTGGATAAGCCAGAAAATGAACGACCagaaag gTACAATGAATTGGTTCAAATTCACGGAAAACTTGATCCTTTAGTAAATATAGACTTGACACCTGAAAGCAAAGTTCAGGTGAAGATTATTTGTGGTGACAAATGTGAACAACATATTTTGGACGTCTATCAAACTGTATCTGAACTCAAACAAAAGTTGGAAAAATTTTCCGGTATACCAGCACACCGTATGCGAGTGTTTTATATGGATCAACACGTGTGTTCAGTTATTGGTCCCGAAGAAATGAAGTTTCCCAATAAGAGATTATACAGTTACAACATAGTTAAAGGAGATCAAATAATAGTCGATTCAAAGAAATGA
- the LOC113558773 gene encoding uncharacterized protein LOC113558773, with protein FKIIFNMYHFREYCALNNPITNLFMKSNGLLVLDLKKNKGRPDIVKLRLPLTLNEVFNGTIKLVKIKKNSDFICDSMENEKRVLKIKIPRGFPTGGTLKSEISKLDIGHNNIKSIVTHIIY; from the exons tttaaaattatttttaatatgtaccatTTTAGAGAGTATTGTGCACTTAATAACCCAATAACTAATTTGTTCATGAAATCGAATGGTTTATTAGttttggatttaaaaaaaaataaaggtagACCTGATATAGTGAAGTTGCGCCTTCCATTAACACTGAACgaa gtttttaatggaacaattaaattagttaagattaaaaaaaattctgattttatttGTGATTCAATGGAAAATGAAAAGCGagttctgaaaataaaaataccacgAGGATTCCCTACAGGAGGAACATTAAAATCTGAGATATCAAAACTGGACAtcggtcataataatattaaaagtatcgttactcatattatatattaa
- the LOC113558772 gene encoding dnaJ homolog subfamily A member 4-like, translating to MNLIMVQKVLLKQVLLGIRIVINTLDDKVLRINITEPITQDYVKIIHNEGMPDMNFPSTRGNIIIQFDIIYPLYFPITDEKFCELFDSEKNYLNN from the exons atgaatttaattatggtTCAAAAGGTTTTGTTGAAACAAGTATTACTTGGTATaagaattgttattaatacattagacGATAAGGTATTAAGGATAAATATCACTGAACCTATAac acaagattatgttaaaataatccaCAATGAAGGCATGCCTGATATGAATTTTCCATCAACACGTGGTAACATAATCATCCAGTTTGACATAATTTATCCACTTTATTTTCCAATTACAGATGAAAaattttgtgaattatttgatagcgaaaaaaattacctaaataattaa
- the LOC113556611 gene encoding endoplasmic reticulum lectin 1 isoform X2, producing the protein MISSYRIYWNLLIVFSLNFCYSQEFKGFDDTILYKINWPGKDVTDRLAKEQDENTLNVMTAIGESYKCILPKQDEVNKESDTSYNGPSPLELLSPLFSKQACSYRVDTYWIYEVCHGRHVRQYHNEREGKTQKEQEYFLGKWKIFDGLKLEEELKRLANLNYPGPTKTRKVDGVNLPYFEMSMSDGTVCDLSGRPRQTNVLYVCYPQSKHNVFSVKETSTCQYEVIILTSFLCTHPWYKPPNSDELNIDCLPVGDSMRKPHNLKVLQSDTSKLKKQIKMLTNGETKIQVKVQPNKESELNLSKEDSLLMHSKTPNNEIEEYVNGDLCLYGGSGWWKYEICYNKYIRQVHKEKGKPDEIVVLGTFDIDEHIKWLSQNPEKKPKLDAFGKKQVISHFYSSGSVCEKTGDKRETEVRYKCVKGRYNEESVALYLLEPKTCKYILTIESPSLCEIINGPMDEYGMFNIKPLYDIENIKNSAPFQTQTMDKTQEYFEENIKKDTIPPVEQETEVSDEKKKIVKIEL; encoded by the exons gaaCAAGATGAAAACacattaaatgtaatgacAGCTATTGGTgaatcatataaatgtattttaccaaAACAAGATGAAGTAAATAAAGAATCCGACACATCTTATAATGGACCTAGCCCATTGGAACTATTATcaccattattctcaaaacAAGCTTGTTCTTATAGA gtTGATACGTATTGGATTTATGAGGTATGCCATGGGCGGCATGTCCGACAATATCATAATGAACGTGAAGGAAAGACACAAAAAGAACAAGAGTACTTCTTGggaaaatggaaaatatttgATGGTCTTAAATTAG aggAAGAACTGAAAAGATtagcaaatttaaattatcctgGACCTACGAAGACAAGAAAAGTTGATGGTGTAAACTTACCCTATTTTGAAATGAGCATGTCCGATGGCACAGTTTGTGACCTTAGTGGCCGTCCAAGACAAACCAATGTTTTGTATGTTTGTTATCCTCAAAGTAAACATAATGTGTTTTCAGTAAAAGAAACATCCACATGCCAATATGAAGTGATCATTTTAACATCATTTTTATGCACACACCCCTGGTACaa gccACCAAACAgtgatgaattaaatattgattgccTTCCAGTTGGTGATTCAATGCGTAAACCCCACAACTTAAAAGTCCTTCAATCTGATACatctaaattgaaaaaacaaattaaaatgttaact aatGGGGAAACTAAAATACAAGTTAAAGTACAACCAAATAAAGAATCAGaattaaatttgtcaaaagAAGATTCTTTATTAATGCATTCCAAAACACCAAACAATGAAATTGAAGAATATGTGAATGGAGACTTATGTTTATATGGA GGCTCTGGCTGGtggaaatatgaaatatgttacaataaatacattcgaCAAGTTCACAAAGAAAAAGGAAAACCGGATGAAATTGTTGTTTTAGGAACATTTGATATAGATGAACATATTAAGTGGTTATCTCAAAATCCAGAAAAAAAACCTAAGCTGGACGCTTTTGGCAAGAAACAAGTTATATCTCATTTTTACTCTTCTGGATCTGTCTGTGAAAAAACTGGCGATAAACGAGAAACtgag gtacggtataaatgtgtaaaaggTCGATATAATGAAGAATCAGTAGCACTCTATTTGTTAGAGCCCAAAacatgtaaatacattttgacaaTAGAATCACCATCACtatgtgaaattattaatggaCCAATGGATGAATATGGCATGTTCAACATAAAGCCACTTTATgacatagaaaatataaaaaatagtgcTCCATTCCAAACACAAACTATGGATAAAACACAGgaatattttgaagaaaatataaaaaaagatacaaTTCCACCTGTTGAACAAGAAACTGAAGTATCCgatgaaaaaaagaaaatagtgaaaattgaattatag
- the LOC113557124 gene encoding NADH dehydrogenase [ubiquinone] 1 subunit C2: MKPIVDYKVATSVDPTPINLLTPGPDYEKYHTTWLEDKWFPFMGFVLGAGSVWYTYTINRRPFYSGLHVKLGAGIIGATALYYYKQYRTSYLADKDAMYRHYIQLHPEDFQAPERKKVGELFKEWVPVR, encoded by the exons atgaagCCCATTGTAGATTATAAAGTGGCGACTTCTGTAGATCCAACgccaataaatttattgacacCAGGACCAGATTATGAAAAATACCATACAACGTGGTTGGAAGACAAATGGTTTCCTTTCATGGGGTTTGTATTGGGTGCGGGTTCAGTCTGGTACacctatacaattaatagAAGGCCTTTTTATTCTG gaTTACATGTAAAGCTAGGTGCTGGAATCATTGGCGCTACTGCCCTCTATTATTACAAGCAATATAGAACTTCATACTTGGCTGATAAAGATGCCATGTACAGACATTACATTCAACTACACCCTGAAGATTTCCAAGCTCCAG aacGCAAGAAAGTTGGAGAACTATTCAAGGAATGGGTCCCTGTACgctaa
- the LOC113558425 gene encoding nuclear nucleic acid-binding protein C1D-like — translation MATLDLDEELLKDEELVTNIKNLDNSIVDIETLLESRMSINYTALSVEDKIKHDLLIAFTLNSLYWVYLRLGGTDPTTHNIKRELDRIKSTMDMAKGAMAKKNMLRVDKKAAERFIDHALWTPEDKKRRSHNMEKPNKKIKFDENGDPSK, via the coding sequence ATGGCAACATTGGACTTGGATGAAGAATTACTCAAAGATGAAGAGTtagttacaaatattaaaaatttagacaATTCAATTGTAGATATTGAAACATTACTTGAATCAAGAatgagtataaattataccgcTTTATCAGTAGAAGATAAAATTAAGCATGATCTACTAATTGCATTTACATTGAATAGTTTGTATTGGGTTTACTTGCGATTGGGTGGTACAGATCCAACTACTCACAATATAAAACGAGAGTTAGATCGTATAAAATCAACTATGGATATGGCTAAAGGTGCTATggccaaaaaaaatatgctaagAGTTGATAAAAAAGCTGCCGAAAGGTTTATCGATCATGCTCTTTGGACACCAGAAGATAAGAAACGTAGGTCTCATAATATGGaaaaacctaataaaaaaataaaatttgatgaaaatgGCGACCCatcaaaatga
- the LOC113557125 gene encoding dnaJ homolog subfamily B member 13-like — translation MNIDYYSILNLKRHCTKDDIHIAFGKLVKSQVQNCCLVKLCEAYEVLSDPFRRAIYNEYGEEGIKKGVKTNDLYIGPWTYHCNVISTYS, via the exons atgaatattgattactattcaatattaaatttaaaaagacatTGCACCAAAGATGACATACATATAGC ATTTGGAAAACTAGTAAAAAGTCAAGTTCAAAATTGTTGTTTGGTTAAGTTGTGTGAAGCATATGAGGTATTATCTGACCCATTTCGCCGAgctatatataatgaatatggtGAAGAGGGAATTAAAAAAGGTGTAAAAACCAATGACTTGTACATTGGTCCATGGACTTATCATTGTAATGTGATAAGCACATATTCGTAA